From a region of the Haloferax volcanii DS2 genome:
- a CDS encoding 2Fe-2S iron-sulfur cluster-binding protein codes for MTEYTVEFVGTGETITVSDKQTILKACIEEGIAQEYSCRVGMCLACSAEILEGDVTQPAARGLTEEEAERFALTCMARPQSDLKLDRGVYPPSIEDDAAAAGTAADDD; via the coding sequence ATGACCGAGTACACCGTCGAGTTCGTCGGCACGGGCGAGACCATCACCGTCTCCGACAAGCAGACCATTCTCAAGGCCTGCATCGAGGAGGGCATCGCACAGGAGTACTCCTGCCGCGTCGGGATGTGCCTCGCCTGCTCCGCCGAGATTCTCGAAGGCGACGTCACCCAGCCCGCCGCCCGCGGGCTGACCGAGGAGGAGGCCGAGCGCTTCGCGCTCACCTGCATGGCCCGCCCGCAGAGCGACCTCAAACTCGACCGCGGCGTCTACCCGCCGAGCATCGAGGACGACGCCGCGGCCGCTGGCACCGCCGCAGACGACGACTGA
- a CDS encoding MBL fold metallo-hydrolase yields MTPEELATRLARGDPTAVLDARDRDEFAAWRVDGAAVTATQIPAIRFTQAEIRGTVDELAAEFRDAPSPVVVVCAEGRSSDHVAGLLSEAGVPAENLETGMDGWARVYRARDLPVGDADGDRDATVLQYDRPSSGCLAYLVVVGDEAVVVDPLRAFADRYVADARERGAEVVAAVDTHVHADHVSGVRAVAERTDATPVLPAGAADRGLDFDARLVDDAAAGQLRAHHRDESRSELADRRGGVRSRVGAEQLRGDERGVRRGSRADCGSSDYVGPARRLGGAMRN; encoded by the coding sequence ATGACTCCCGAGGAACTGGCGACCCGACTCGCCCGCGGCGACCCCACGGCGGTGCTCGACGCGCGCGACCGCGACGAGTTCGCGGCGTGGCGCGTCGACGGCGCGGCCGTGACCGCGACCCAGATTCCGGCGATTCGCTTCACGCAGGCCGAGATTCGCGGGACGGTCGACGAACTCGCCGCCGAGTTCCGAGACGCCCCCTCGCCGGTGGTCGTCGTCTGCGCGGAGGGCCGGTCGAGCGACCACGTCGCCGGCCTGCTCTCCGAGGCCGGCGTCCCCGCCGAGAACCTCGAAACCGGCATGGACGGCTGGGCGCGCGTCTACCGCGCCCGCGACCTCCCCGTCGGAGACGCGGACGGGGACAGGGACGCGACGGTGCTCCAGTACGACCGCCCCTCCAGCGGCTGTCTCGCCTATCTGGTCGTCGTCGGCGACGAGGCCGTGGTCGTTGACCCCCTTCGGGCGTTCGCGGACCGCTACGTCGCAGACGCCCGCGAGCGCGGCGCTGAGGTCGTCGCCGCCGTCGACACGCACGTCCACGCCGACCACGTCAGCGGCGTCAGGGCGGTCGCGGAGCGCACCGACGCGACGCCCGTCCTCCCGGCGGGCGCGGCCGACCGCGGCCTCGACTTCGACGCGCGACTCGTGGACGACGCCGCGGCCGGCCAACTACGAGCGCATCATCGAGACGAATCTCGGTCGGAACTCGCTGACCGACGAGGAGGCGTTCGAAGTCGAGTTGGGGCCGAACAACTGCGCGGCGACGAGCGAGGCGTGAGGCGCGGTTCGCGGGCAGATTGCGGGTCGAGCGACTACGTCGGGCCAGCGCGTCGGCTCGGCGGCGCGATGCGGAACTGA
- a CDS encoding globin-coupled sensor protein: protein MTDTSGQVDANARARVDGDALLSQLDIDAAEIDRRKSFVRLSDADERRLSDLEPLLDEFADEFAAEFYDHLGEHATTKFFGRSTKTTEMLRADQATYLRELGRGEYGEDYFAKRARIGKLHDMIDLGPKFYLGAYSVYYEGILGAVADEVKAEFTGGDTVGSDTDTEFEGDAAGDTDADSGLLSGLLGGASGVSSGLRGGDDRVEAAVDEVVERFLPVLKLLSLDQQVAMETYIHSYSQAAREAAERRRALAHEVEADVSDPVESLLRSSEEVTERTDDIETTARAQADDMATVAAEVSELSATVEEIAATAEEVERTSADAATRASEGEDAADEAIDVMRDVSEAAETASEDVQQLHDQIAEIDEVLDAINDIAEQTNLLALNASIEAARAGDAGEGFAVVASEVKNLAEESQARAAEVEGTVGDIQSEAQETIDSLSQTTERLYDGIDRGEDVMRSLSDISAAVEQATVGVGEVASATDDQAESAEQIAGMVDDATERATTVSDQIGEIADANRSQTEQVLSIRDAAERLGGETGDGTGQNTLPETGAGNAAAGGVDDPPEGVLGDFDFDEPPSNRLSNDGGTSE, encoded by the coding sequence ATGACAGACACCTCGGGGCAAGTCGACGCCAACGCGCGAGCTCGCGTCGACGGAGACGCGCTGCTCTCGCAGCTGGATATCGACGCGGCGGAAATCGACCGCCGGAAATCGTTCGTTCGCCTCTCGGACGCGGACGAGCGCCGTCTGAGCGACCTCGAACCGCTCTTGGACGAGTTCGCGGACGAGTTCGCGGCGGAGTTCTACGACCACCTCGGCGAGCACGCGACGACGAAGTTCTTCGGTCGCTCGACGAAGACCACGGAAATGCTGCGGGCCGACCAGGCGACCTACCTCCGCGAACTCGGTCGCGGCGAGTACGGCGAGGACTACTTCGCGAAGCGGGCGCGTATCGGGAAGCTACACGATATGATAGACCTCGGGCCGAAGTTCTATCTCGGCGCGTATTCGGTCTACTACGAGGGCATTCTCGGTGCCGTCGCGGACGAAGTGAAAGCGGAGTTCACCGGCGGCGACACGGTCGGGAGCGACACTGACACCGAGTTCGAAGGCGACGCGGCCGGCGATACCGACGCCGACAGCGGCCTGCTCTCGGGACTTCTCGGCGGCGCGTCCGGCGTTTCGAGCGGCCTCCGCGGCGGCGACGACCGGGTCGAAGCCGCCGTCGACGAGGTCGTCGAGCGCTTCCTCCCCGTGTTGAAGCTCCTGTCGCTCGACCAGCAGGTGGCGATGGAGACGTACATCCACTCGTACAGTCAGGCGGCGCGCGAGGCCGCCGAGCGTCGGCGCGCCCTCGCACACGAGGTCGAAGCCGACGTGAGCGACCCCGTCGAGTCGCTCCTGCGGAGTTCCGAGGAGGTCACCGAGCGGACCGACGACATCGAGACCACGGCGCGGGCGCAGGCCGACGACATGGCGACGGTCGCCGCCGAAGTGTCGGAGCTAAGCGCGACCGTCGAGGAGATTGCGGCGACCGCGGAGGAGGTCGAGCGGACCAGCGCCGACGCCGCAACGCGCGCATCCGAGGGCGAGGACGCGGCCGACGAGGCCATCGACGTGATGCGCGACGTGAGCGAGGCCGCGGAGACGGCTTCGGAGGACGTCCAGCAACTGCACGACCAAATCGCGGAGATCGACGAAGTGCTCGACGCCATCAACGACATCGCGGAGCAGACGAACCTGCTCGCGCTCAACGCCTCCATCGAGGCCGCCCGCGCCGGCGACGCGGGCGAGGGTTTCGCCGTCGTCGCCAGCGAGGTGAAGAACCTCGCCGAGGAGTCGCAGGCCCGCGCCGCCGAGGTCGAAGGCACGGTGGGCGACATCCAGTCCGAGGCCCAGGAGACCATCGACAGCCTCTCGCAGACGACCGAGCGACTCTACGACGGCATCGACCGCGGCGAGGACGTGATGCGGAGTCTCTCGGACATCTCGGCGGCGGTCGAACAGGCCACCGTCGGCGTCGGCGAAGTCGCCTCTGCGACCGACGACCAGGCCGAGAGCGCCGAGCAAATCGCCGGGATGGTCGACGACGCGACGGAGCGCGCGACCACCGTGTCGGACCAAATCGGCGAAATCGCAGACGCCAACCGCTCGCAGACCGAGCAGGTGCTTTCGATTCGCGACGCGGCCGAACGCCTCGGCGGCGAGACGGGCGACGGAACCGGGCAGAACACGCTCCCGGAGACGGGAGCCGGCAACGCAGCCGCCGGCGGCGTCGACGACCCACCGGAGGGCGTCCTCGGCGACTTCGATTTCGACGAACCGCCCTCGAACCGCCTGAGCAACGACGGCGGAACGTCGGAGTAG
- a CDS encoding MOSC domain-containing protein encodes MTSEVRGRVEALYTAPSKGEPMVSHEAVSVARGGIEGDRYFDGDGFYSATDGCQVTLVDAAVLDDAAREYGLDLADGQHRRNVVVRGVDLDALLDATFQLGGAELRGTKLRPPCAYLADLVGDDDVGEALRESRGGICADVLSPGRVAVDDDLRVTEANPREMGRQLAERLRGERVEDGGEAAANHGERGDGNE; translated from the coding sequence ATGACTTCCGAGGTTCGCGGGCGCGTCGAGGCGCTCTACACCGCGCCGTCGAAGGGTGAGCCGATGGTCTCCCACGAGGCCGTCTCGGTCGCGCGAGGCGGCATCGAAGGCGACCGCTACTTCGACGGCGACGGCTTCTACTCGGCGACCGACGGCTGTCAGGTGACGCTCGTCGACGCCGCGGTGCTGGACGACGCGGCCCGCGAGTACGGCCTCGACCTCGCTGACGGCCAACACCGCCGTAACGTCGTCGTCCGCGGCGTCGACCTCGACGCCCTGCTCGACGCGACGTTCCAACTCGGCGGGGCCGAACTCCGCGGGACGAAGCTCAGGCCGCCGTGCGCGTATCTCGCGGACCTCGTCGGCGACGACGACGTGGGCGAGGCGCTCCGCGAGTCCCGGGGCGGCATCTGCGCGGACGTGCTCTCTCCCGGCCGGGTCGCCGTCGACGACGACCTCCGCGTGACCGAGGCGAACCCGCGGGAGATGGGTCGCCAGCTAGCCGAGCGACTCCGCGGCGAGCGAGTCGAAGACGGCGGCGAAGCCGCGGCGAACCACGGAGAACGCGGAGACGGCAACGAATGA
- the galK gene encoding galactokinase: MTGGGDDDTAAGTPVERAKATLAALGADGDAPSRRSRSTTAPTVAVAPGRVNLVGGHTDYNDGLCLPMAVDRHVAVAARPRSDDLLRVRAADFDETAELAPDDDPKGWAAYVAAVARVLREEDPIGGADLAIASDVPTGAGLSSSAALELAVGRALLAVSGRDLPAADLALACWRAEREGVGVECGILDQFSAALCEADSALSLDCRSRETEPVPLGDGVGVLVIDTGVSHELTESGYNDRVRECAAALDTLREDADRDLDSLRDVDRDLLDAHADALDPVHFRRVRHVVTENERVRRARDALAAGDLDRVGDAMLAAHDSLRDDYEVSCPELDAAVELAAETPGVYGARMTGGGFGGSAVALVDDDALDRAERAIRDAAPERVGPDADVFACRPSAGVRLVGEE; encoded by the coding sequence ATGACCGGCGGCGGCGACGACGATACGGCCGCCGGAACCCCGGTCGAGCGCGCGAAGGCCACGCTCGCGGCGCTCGGAGCCGACGGCGACGCCCCGAGTCGGCGTTCGCGGTCGACGACGGCCCCGACGGTCGCCGTCGCCCCCGGCCGCGTGAACCTCGTCGGCGGGCACACCGACTACAACGACGGCCTCTGCCTCCCGATGGCCGTCGACCGCCACGTCGCGGTCGCGGCCCGTCCCCGAAGCGACGACCTGCTCCGCGTCCGCGCCGCCGATTTCGACGAGACGGCCGAACTCGCCCCCGACGACGACCCCAAGGGCTGGGCGGCCTACGTCGCCGCGGTCGCGCGCGTCCTCCGCGAGGAAGACCCAATCGGCGGCGCGGACCTCGCTATCGCATCCGACGTGCCGACGGGCGCGGGACTCTCCTCGTCGGCCGCGCTCGAACTTGCCGTCGGCCGCGCGCTCCTCGCGGTCTCCGGCCGCGACCTCCCCGCCGCCGACCTCGCGCTGGCGTGCTGGCGGGCCGAGCGCGAGGGCGTCGGCGTCGAATGCGGCATCCTCGACCAGTTCTCGGCGGCGCTGTGCGAGGCCGATTCGGCGCTCTCTCTCGACTGCCGGAGCCGCGAGACCGAGCCGGTCCCCCTCGGCGACGGCGTCGGCGTTCTCGTCATCGACACCGGCGTCTCCCACGAACTGACCGAGTCGGGCTACAACGACCGCGTCCGCGAGTGCGCGGCGGCGCTCGATACCCTCCGCGAGGACGCCGACCGCGACCTCGACTCCCTGCGCGACGTGGACCGCGACCTCCTCGACGCCCACGCCGACGCGCTGGACCCGGTTCACTTCCGCCGCGTCCGACACGTCGTGACCGAAAACGAGCGCGTCCGTCGCGCCCGCGACGCGCTCGCCGCGGGCGACCTCGACCGCGTCGGCGACGCGATGCTCGCGGCCCACGACAGCCTGCGCGACGACTACGAGGTGAGCTGTCCGGAACTCGACGCGGCGGTCGAACTCGCCGCCGAGACGCCGGGCGTCTACGGTGCGCGGATGACCGGCGGCGGCTTCGGTGGAAGCGCGGTCGCGTTAGTCGATGACGACGCGCTCGACCGAGCCGAGCGCGCGATTCGAGACGCCGCCCCCGAGCGCGTCGGCCCCGACGCCGACGTGTTCGCCTGCCGCCCCTCCGCCGGCGTTCGACTGGTCGGTGAGGAGTGA
- a CDS encoding mandelate racemase/muconate lactonizing enzyme family protein has translation MGKNYADLHDPNAEYTMRELSAETMGVTAKRGGGRDVEITDVQTTMVDGNFPWTLVRIYTDAGVVGTGEAYWGAGVPELIERMKPFVIGENPLDIDRLYEHLVQKMSGEGSVEGVTVTAISGIEVALHDLAGKILDIPAYQLLGGKYRDKVRVYCDCHTEEEADPEACADEAERVVDELGYDALKFDLDVPSGHEKDRANRHLRPGEIRHKAEIVEKVTERVKDKADVAFDCHWTFSGGSAKRLAAELEDYDVWWLEDPVPPENLDVQEEVTKSTLTPITVGENRYRVTELRRLIENQAVDIVAPDMPKVGGMRETQKIADVANQYYVPVAMHNVSSPVATMASAHVGTAIPNSLAVEYHSYELGWWEDLVEETVIEDGYIEIPEKPGLGVTLDMDTVEEHMVDGETLFDEA, from the coding sequence ATGGGTAAGAACTACGCGGACTTACACGACCCGAACGCGGAGTACACGATGCGAGAGCTGTCGGCGGAGACGATGGGCGTGACGGCGAAGCGCGGCGGCGGCCGCGACGTCGAAATCACCGACGTGCAGACGACGATGGTCGACGGCAACTTCCCGTGGACGCTCGTCCGCATCTACACCGACGCGGGCGTCGTCGGCACCGGCGAGGCCTACTGGGGCGCGGGCGTGCCCGAACTCATCGAGCGCATGAAGCCGTTCGTCATCGGTGAGAACCCCCTCGACATCGACCGCCTGTACGAGCACCTCGTTCAGAAGATGTCCGGCGAGGGCTCCGTCGAGGGCGTCACCGTCACCGCCATCTCCGGCATCGAAGTCGCGCTCCACGACCTCGCGGGCAAGATTCTCGACATCCCCGCCTATCAGCTTCTCGGCGGGAAGTACCGCGACAAGGTGCGGGTCTACTGCGACTGCCACACCGAGGAGGAGGCCGACCCCGAAGCGTGCGCCGACGAGGCCGAGCGCGTGGTCGACGAACTCGGCTACGACGCGCTGAAGTTCGACCTCGACGTGCCCTCGGGCCACGAGAAGGACCGCGCGAACCGCCACCTGCGCCCCGGCGAGATTCGGCACAAGGCCGAAATCGTCGAGAAGGTCACAGAGCGCGTCAAGGACAAGGCGGACGTGGCGTTCGACTGCCACTGGACGTTCTCGGGCGGGAGCGCCAAGCGCCTCGCGGCTGAGTTGGAAGACTACGACGTGTGGTGGCTCGAAGACCCCGTCCCGCCGGAGAACCTCGACGTGCAGGAGGAGGTCACGAAGTCCACGCTCACGCCCATCACGGTCGGTGAGAACCGCTACCGCGTGACGGAGCTTCGCCGCCTCATCGAGAACCAGGCCGTTGACATCGTCGCGCCGGACATGCCGAAGGTCGGCGGGATGCGCGAGACGCAGAAAATCGCGGACGTGGCGAACCAGTACTACGTGCCGGTCGCGATGCACAACGTCTCGTCGCCGGTCGCGACGATGGCGTCGGCGCACGTCGGCACGGCGATTCCGAACTCGCTGGCCGTCGAGTACCACTCCTACGAGCTGGGCTGGTGGGAAGACCTCGTCGAGGAGACGGTCATCGAGGACGGCTACATCGAGATTCCGGAGAAGCCGGGCCTCGGCGTGACGCTGGACATGGACACCGTCGAAGAGCACATGGTCGACGGCGAGACGCTGTTCGACGAGGCGTAA
- a CDS encoding luciferase domain-containing protein encodes MTAAIDRIVSRVSRWPGVETAPHRFGGTAFVVAGRELGHVHDAGVVDLALTRRVRDALLTDGLADPHRVVPESTWVTYRVRSDADVPDAMRLLRLAYLWRLLAVRRRGIDLDPETDPDTDLRRLELPADLDALVRATFRDSLDRRTPV; translated from the coding sequence ATGACCGCCGCAATCGACAGAATCGTCTCGCGCGTCTCGCGTTGGCCCGGCGTCGAGACCGCGCCGCATCGCTTCGGAGGGACGGCGTTCGTCGTCGCTGGCAGGGAACTCGGTCACGTCCACGACGCCGGTGTCGTCGACCTCGCGCTCACGAGGCGCGTCCGCGACGCGCTCCTCACCGACGGCCTCGCGGACCCGCACCGCGTGGTGCCCGAGTCGACGTGGGTGACCTACCGCGTCAGAAGCGACGCCGACGTGCCGGACGCGATGCGCCTGCTCAGACTCGCGTATCTCTGGCGACTCCTCGCGGTCCGACGCCGCGGAATCGACCTCGACCCCGAGACGGACCCCGATACCGACCTCCGCCGACTCGAACTCCCCGCCGACCTCGACGCGCTCGTCAGAGCGACGTTCCGCGACTCGCTCGACCGGCGCACACCGGTCTGA